Proteins from one bacterium genomic window:
- a CDS encoding NADH-quinone oxidoreductase subunit A: MTALNPNVVALAVLFSVALVLVAIMYLAATYLGPKRFNATKLQPFECGMTPVGSPREGGLRLRFYVVAILFVVFDIEVIFLFPWAVSYAELGLFGLVEILVFVGALGIGLFYVLRKGVVAWS; this comes from the coding sequence ATGACCGCTCTGAATCCCAACGTTGTGGCCCTGGCCGTGCTCTTCTCCGTGGCCCTGGTCCTGGTGGCGATCATGTACCTGGCCGCCACCTACCTGGGGCCCAAGCGATTCAACGCCACCAAGCTGCAGCCCTTCGAATGCGGCATGACACCGGTGGGCAGCCCCCGCGAGGGAGGCCTGCGGCTGCGCTTCTACGTGGTGGCCATCCTCTTCGTCGTGTTCGACATCGAGGTCATTTTCCTCTTCCCCTGGGCCGTCAGCTACGCGGAGCTGGGCCTCTTCGGCCTGGTCGAGATCCTCGTGTTCGTGGGGGCTCTGGGCATCGGCCTCTTCTACGTGCTTCGGAAAGGAGTCGTGGCATGGAGTTGA
- the ispE gene encoding 4-(cytidine 5'-diphospho)-2-C-methyl-D-erythritol kinase: MPIESPWLTAEAPAKLNLGLRILGRRPDGFHELESVFVPLEWHDLLRGRPARADLFTCSDPSLPTNEGNLVRRALAVWRGAAREAGHDGWSRPVELELVKRIPAGAGLGGGSSDAAACLRLLGRLFPPALPDFVLASLSLTLGSDVPFFLQPDWAHVTGRGEIITPIAPFFSDDVVLVWPGLHVPTTWAYARLSDSLTKQGRYASFQGFSGFVNGQVDPASWPGNDFEPVVFAEHPVLGELKQTLLDAGARHAAMSGSGSAVYGLFDSAQSASRVTQQLRSRHPVVQLTRPRGAAFAREEGGKGRHENHRSQCEPPE; the protein is encoded by the coding sequence ATGCCCATCGAGTCTCCCTGGTTGACCGCTGAGGCTCCCGCCAAGTTGAACCTTGGCCTGCGCATCCTCGGACGCCGGCCCGACGGCTTCCATGAGTTGGAATCCGTCTTCGTGCCGCTGGAATGGCACGACCTGCTCCGCGGCCGGCCTGCGCGCGCGGATCTCTTCACCTGTTCGGATCCCTCCCTCCCCACCAACGAGGGCAACCTGGTGCGGCGGGCCCTTGCCGTCTGGCGCGGGGCGGCGCGGGAGGCGGGCCACGACGGGTGGAGCCGGCCGGTGGAGCTGGAGCTGGTGAAAAGGATCCCGGCCGGGGCCGGCCTGGGCGGCGGCAGCAGTGACGCCGCGGCCTGTCTGCGGCTGTTGGGGCGGCTTTTTCCGCCCGCCCTGCCGGATTTTGTGCTGGCCAGTCTTTCCTTGACCCTGGGAAGCGATGTTCCTTTCTTTCTGCAGCCTGACTGGGCGCACGTCACGGGTCGCGGGGAGATCATCACGCCCATCGCGCCCTTTTTCTCCGATGACGTGGTTCTGGTATGGCCGGGCCTCCATGTTCCGACGACATGGGCCTATGCCCGCCTGTCCGATTCGTTGACAAAGCAGGGTCGCTACGCTAGCTTCCAGGGCTTCAGCGGATTCGTGAACGGGCAGGTAGATCCCGCTTCGTGGCCCGGCAATGATTTCGAGCCGGTCGTGTTCGCCGAGCATCCCGTCCTGGGGGAGCTCAAGCAGACACTGCTGGATGCCGGGGCCCGCCATGCGGCCATGTCCGGAAGCGGATCCGCCGTCTACGGCCTCTTTGACAGCGCTCAGTCGGCTTCGCGTGTGACACAGCAACTCCGCTCCCGCCATCCGGTCGTCCAGCTGACCCGGCCGCGGGGTGCAGCCTTCGCCCGGGAGGAAGGCGGAAAGGGACGCCATGAGAATCACCGAAGTCAATGTGAACCTCCGGAATGA
- a CDS encoding 2Fe-2S iron-sulfur cluster-binding protein, whose amino-acid sequence MPRLIVDGRPVEVPTGTRVIEACKQAGVVVPHFCYHPGLSVAGNCRMCMVEIEMGGRSRVAVSCVEPAMEGMVVRTESEEVRDARLGVMEFLLLNHPIDCPYCDCAGECKLQDYYMDWGAVDTGSRRLTEAIHKPKRQEIGPHVMLDSERCVLCTRCVRFCQEVTGTHELGIEERGAHSTLHLAEGKRLDNAYSGNVVDICPVGALTDRSFRFQRRVWFMRKADSICPGCSRGCNIEIQYDLKRDYKNTENGRRVIRLKPRYNEEVNQWWLCDRGRYGFSGIDQGRLRQPLVARGGQVSATDWNDALGEAARRLDDMVRRHPEQVAVLFSPDMTCEALLAARSLFLDQLKVPRADFQLAEDPRGEEDDLLMKADLHPNRLGCELLKLKRGAFPDGGLAEEIRADRVKGLVCFHWALPALLADGRELLSKLRLLIVIGTHEQDWGALAALQLPAAVHAEQTGTFVNFQGRVQRLQAAFPPAGEARDEVELLLDLGQRLGRKPVQATREAVARRLETELPGYGAGAPPAASSRVSKEAAPR is encoded by the coding sequence ATGCCGAGACTGATCGTCGACGGCCGTCCGGTGGAGGTGCCGACCGGCACGCGCGTGATCGAGGCCTGCAAGCAGGCCGGCGTGGTGGTGCCCCACTTCTGCTACCACCCCGGCCTCTCCGTCGCCGGCAACTGCCGCATGTGCATGGTCGAGATCGAAATGGGCGGCCGCTCGCGCGTGGCCGTCTCCTGCGTGGAACCGGCCATGGAGGGCATGGTCGTCCGCACCGAGAGCGAAGAGGTGCGCGATGCCCGCCTGGGCGTGATGGAATTTCTCCTGCTCAACCATCCCATCGATTGCCCCTACTGCGATTGCGCCGGCGAGTGCAAGCTGCAGGACTATTACATGGACTGGGGGGCGGTGGACACCGGCAGCCGCCGGCTGACCGAGGCCATCCACAAGCCCAAGCGCCAGGAGATCGGCCCTCACGTCATGCTGGACTCCGAGCGCTGCGTGCTCTGCACCCGCTGCGTGCGCTTCTGCCAGGAGGTGACCGGCACGCACGAGCTGGGCATCGAGGAGCGCGGCGCGCACAGCACCCTGCACCTGGCCGAGGGCAAACGCTTGGACAACGCCTACTCGGGCAATGTGGTGGACATCTGTCCGGTGGGCGCCCTCACCGACCGCAGCTTCCGCTTCCAGCGCCGTGTCTGGTTCATGAGGAAGGCGGACAGCATCTGTCCAGGTTGCAGCCGCGGCTGCAACATCGAGATCCAATACGATCTGAAGCGCGACTACAAGAACACGGAGAACGGGCGGCGCGTCATCCGCCTCAAGCCGCGCTACAACGAGGAGGTCAACCAGTGGTGGCTCTGCGACCGTGGCCGCTATGGTTTCAGCGGGATCGACCAGGGCCGCCTGCGGCAACCCCTGGTCGCCCGGGGCGGGCAGGTCTCGGCCACCGACTGGAACGACGCGCTGGGCGAGGCGGCCCGCCGACTGGACGACATGGTGCGCCGCCATCCTGAGCAGGTGGCCGTCCTCTTCAGCCCCGACATGACCTGCGAGGCCCTGCTGGCGGCCCGCTCGCTCTTCCTGGACCAGCTCAAGGTCCCGCGGGCTGATTTCCAGCTGGCCGAGGACCCCCGCGGCGAGGAGGACGACCTGCTCATGAAGGCCGACCTCCATCCCAACCGCCTGGGCTGCGAGCTGCTCAAGCTGAAGCGCGGCGCCTTCCCCGACGGTGGCCTGGCCGAGGAGATCCGGGCCGACCGCGTCAAGGGCCTGGTCTGCTTCCATTGGGCTCTGCCGGCCCTGCTGGCGGATGGCCGCGAGCTGCTGTCGAAACTGCGGTTGCTGATCGTGATCGGGACCCACGAGCAGGACTGGGGCGCCCTCGCCGCCCTGCAGTTGCCGGCGGCTGTCCATGCCGAGCAGACCGGCACCTTCGTCAACTTCCAGGGGCGGGTCCAGCGCCTGCAGGCCGCCTTCCCGCCGGCCGGCGAGGCCCGCGACGAGGTGGAGCTCCTGCTGGACCTGGGCCAGCGCCTGGGACGCAAGCCCGTCCAGGCCACCCGGGAGGCGGTCGCCCGCCGGCTGGAGACCGAGCTGCCCGGCTACGGTGCCGGGGCGCCGCCCGCCGCCAGTTCCCGCGTGTCCAAGGAAGCCGCCCCGCGCTAG
- a CDS encoding polysaccharide biosynthesis tyrosine autokinase: MTNSRERTDHGQMEQDSFQLDPGEIYRVIYAGRWFVLAAMAAGLALALLINSQMTFVFRATATAMVVTNSPWEAGLSLDGKGSVASYSVVDQLRILESRRLAKDVVTTVRDGAYADRLAVLGHPDRPKGFSEEEAVSWLLSRLVVRQVQNSNVLSISVEAPSGFEAAYLANQVAERFYRQNQEFSRAEYTELASFLKEQLDQVTLRLQGAEMTLTTFKEGSRLAALDVETATIIQQSANAQTELSRINLELQSNEVSLENLRRNYSQGQSSLVDDVENLSTGTIERLSKEIADKQTQIANVRAKAEPGWESYVQRLEDELRKVKSSLKEETNKLSASEMRSADPLGTMQRIFERIIDLDVEGRALRAAREAQSRVVAEFEARLRQLPEAGREYVRFTRDVEINEKLYRLLMEKYQENQAVAAGMIGNVRLLDTAEVPAQAVRPNKRLNLALGLLLGLLLGVGASFIYHLFDTRIVTPEDLRKSGLQLLGAVPTINVRRLERALRVKSGQAMREEDVWKIKRKLITHFSPKSPISEAYRALRTALLMRLEQERRGPQPGSGLAPAVIVTSSTTQEGKSLTSANLAVTLAQTGRRTLVIDADMRRPTAHKNFGLERNVGLSGLLSGSQTAAATVSDTDIENLYVLSAGPIPPNPAELLASQAMADVVAWARREYDFIIIDTPPVVPVTDPTILTRLVDTVILVVRSNASHRRELTEAMSRLEHSECWVLGAVLNDYDLKRVYGSYYYYYHYYNRYYYYGDQKRGARRSSKQRRKKKAIV; this comes from the coding sequence GTGACCAACTCCCGCGAGCGGACGGACCACGGCCAAATGGAGCAGGACTCCTTCCAACTGGATCCGGGCGAGATCTACCGCGTCATCTACGCCGGGCGCTGGTTCGTCCTGGCGGCCATGGCGGCGGGGCTGGCCCTGGCCCTCCTCATCAATTCGCAAATGACCTTCGTCTTCCGCGCCACGGCCACGGCCATGGTCGTGACCAACAGCCCGTGGGAGGCCGGTCTCTCGCTGGACGGGAAGGGTTCCGTCGCCTCCTACAGCGTGGTGGACCAACTGCGCATCCTGGAGAGCCGGCGGCTGGCCAAGGACGTGGTGACCACTGTGCGCGACGGCGCCTACGCCGACCGCCTGGCCGTGCTGGGCCATCCCGACCGGCCCAAGGGCTTTTCCGAGGAGGAGGCCGTCTCCTGGCTGCTCAGCCGGCTGGTTGTCCGCCAGGTGCAGAACTCCAACGTGCTGTCCATCAGCGTCGAGGCGCCTTCGGGCTTCGAGGCCGCCTACCTGGCCAACCAGGTGGCCGAGCGCTTCTACCGCCAGAACCAGGAGTTCAGCCGGGCGGAGTACACGGAACTGGCCAGCTTCCTCAAGGAGCAGCTGGACCAGGTCACCCTCCGCCTGCAAGGCGCGGAGATGACGCTGACGACCTTCAAGGAGGGCTCCCGCCTGGCCGCCCTCGACGTGGAGACGGCCACCATCATCCAGCAGAGCGCCAACGCCCAGACTGAACTCAGCCGCATCAACCTCGAGCTGCAGTCCAACGAGGTCAGCCTGGAGAACCTGCGCCGGAATTACAGCCAGGGCCAGAGCAGCCTGGTCGATGATGTGGAGAACCTCTCCACCGGCACGATCGAGAGGCTGTCCAAGGAGATCGCCGACAAACAGACCCAGATCGCCAACGTGCGGGCCAAGGCCGAGCCGGGGTGGGAGAGCTACGTCCAACGGCTGGAGGATGAGCTGCGCAAGGTCAAATCCTCCCTCAAGGAGGAGACCAACAAGCTGTCCGCCAGCGAGATGCGCAGCGCCGATCCGCTGGGCACCATGCAGCGGATCTTCGAGCGGATCATTGATCTGGACGTGGAGGGCCGTGCCCTGCGCGCCGCCCGCGAGGCCCAGTCGCGGGTCGTGGCCGAGTTCGAGGCCCGCCTGCGCCAGTTGCCGGAGGCCGGCCGCGAGTACGTGCGCTTCACCCGCGACGTGGAGATCAACGAGAAGCTCTACCGCCTGCTCATGGAGAAGTACCAGGAGAACCAGGCGGTGGCGGCGGGCATGATCGGCAATGTGCGCCTGCTGGACACGGCGGAGGTGCCGGCGCAGGCCGTGCGCCCCAACAAGCGGCTCAACCTGGCGCTGGGACTTCTGCTGGGGCTGCTGCTGGGGGTGGGCGCCTCCTTCATCTACCATCTTTTCGACACCCGCATCGTCACGCCGGAGGATCTGCGCAAGTCCGGCCTGCAACTGCTGGGGGCCGTGCCCACCATCAATGTGCGCCGCCTGGAGCGGGCCTTGCGCGTGAAGAGCGGGCAGGCCATGCGGGAAGAGGATGTATGGAAGATCAAGCGCAAGCTGATCACCCACTTCAGTCCCAAGTCGCCCATCAGCGAAGCCTACCGCGCCCTGCGCACGGCCCTGCTCATGCGCCTGGAGCAGGAGCGGCGGGGACCGCAGCCGGGCAGCGGCCTGGCGCCGGCCGTGATTGTCACCTCCAGCACCACGCAGGAGGGCAAGAGCCTGACCAGCGCCAACCTGGCCGTCACCCTGGCCCAGACTGGCCGGCGCACCCTGGTGATCGACGCGGACATGCGCCGTCCCACCGCCCACAAGAATTTCGGCCTGGAGCGCAATGTGGGCCTCTCCGGACTGCTCTCGGGCAGCCAGACCGCGGCGGCGACCGTCTCGGACACGGACATCGAGAACCTCTATGTGCTCAGCGCCGGCCCCATTCCCCCCAATCCCGCCGAACTGCTGGCCAGCCAGGCCATGGCGGATGTGGTGGCATGGGCCCGCCGCGAGTACGATTTCATCATCATCGACACGCCGCCCGTCGTCCCCGTCACCGATCCGACCATCCTGACGCGGCTGGTGGACACCGTCATCCTGGTTGTGCGCAGCAATGCCAGCCATCGCCGGGAACTGACCGAGGCCATGTCACGCCTGGAGCACAGCGAATGCTGGGTGCTGGGGGCGGTGTTGAATGATTATGACTTGAAACGAGTTTATGGTAGTTACTATTATTACTACCATTATTACAACAGGTATTATTATTATGGTGATCAGAAGCGGGGTGCCCGTCGTTCCTCCAAGCAGCGGCGCAAGAAGAAAGCCATTGTATGA
- a CDS encoding 50S ribosomal protein L25, translating to MGAETLEALNRERLGKGGARQTRRQKLVPVVVYGHNQETRHLAVPAHDLEMILTRNARLVDLKAEGQVLPCLVRDIQRHPVNEQVVHVDFMVVQPDQKVTTELPVRLNGNPIGVKQGGQVRRLLGRVKVNCAVADLPSFFDIDITNLEAGRNLLVKDLGSEKIRLLNPDHVAVVQITKARPK from the coding sequence ATGGGTGCTGAAACCCTTGAAGCCCTCAACCGCGAGCGCCTGGGCAAAGGCGGCGCCCGCCAGACGCGCCGCCAGAAACTGGTGCCGGTCGTTGTCTACGGCCACAACCAGGAGACCCGCCACCTGGCGGTGCCGGCCCACGATCTGGAGATGATCCTGACCCGCAACGCCCGCCTGGTGGATCTCAAGGCCGAGGGCCAGGTCCTGCCCTGCCTGGTGCGCGACATCCAGCGCCATCCGGTCAACGAGCAGGTGGTGCATGTGGACTTCATGGTCGTCCAGCCGGACCAGAAGGTGACCACCGAGCTGCCCGTCCGCCTGAACGGCAACCCCATCGGCGTCAAGCAGGGTGGCCAGGTGCGCCGGCTGCTGGGCCGCGTCAAGGTGAATTGCGCCGTGGCGGACCTGCCCAGCTTCTTCGACATCGACATCACCAACCTGGAGGCGGGGCGCAACCTGCTGGTCAAGGATCTGGGCAGCGAGAAGATCCGCCTGCTCAATCCCGACCACGTGGCCGTGGTCCAGATCACCAAGGCGCGGCCCAAGTAA
- the nuoB gene encoding NADH-quinone oxidoreductase subunit NuoB, with translation MGLSEPFVTTKLDKVLGWGRKYSIFNYLFVTACCGMEYMSAACSRYDLDRFGAGLPRFSPRQSDVLLVVGTINQKMAPVLKQVYDQMCEPKWVIAFGACTISGGPYNNYAVLQGIDLVIPVDIYIPGCPPHPEIVLDGLVKLQAKIQHQKHEV, from the coding sequence ATGGGTTTGTCCGAGCCCTTCGTCACCACCAAGCTGGACAAGGTGCTGGGCTGGGGCCGCAAGTACTCGATCTTCAACTACCTCTTCGTCACGGCCTGCTGCGGCATGGAGTACATGTCCGCCGCCTGCAGCCGCTACGACCTGGACCGCTTCGGGGCCGGCCTGCCCCGCTTCAGCCCGCGCCAAAGCGACGTGCTCCTGGTGGTGGGCACCATCAACCAGAAGATGGCCCCCGTGCTCAAGCAGGTCTACGACCAGATGTGCGAACCCAAGTGGGTGATCGCCTTCGGCGCCTGCACCATCTCGGGCGGACCCTACAACAACTACGCCGTGCTGCAGGGCATCGATCTGGTCATTCCCGTCGACATCTACATCCCGGGTTGCCCACCGCATCCGGAGATCGTCCTGGACGGGCTGGTCAAGCTGCAGGCCAAGATCCAGCACCAGAAGCACGAGGTCTGA
- a CDS encoding NADH-quinone oxidoreductase subunit C, whose amino-acid sequence MSDTPRAGAFSATGSWAGPELGEELRRRFGESILEESDALGERELAIRREILPALARALRDELGFEYLMDLCGVDYLGRREPRFEVVCHFYSLQGNRRLRVRIPLAGDQPELPSLTGLWKAADWFEREAWDLYGIRFAGHPDLRRLLLYDQFKGHPLRKDYKMKARQPLIGPGSPGHGATEDAHA is encoded by the coding sequence ATGAGCGACACGCCGCGGGCGGGAGCTTTCAGCGCCACGGGGAGCTGGGCGGGGCCGGAACTGGGCGAGGAGCTGCGCCGCCGCTTCGGGGAGTCCATCCTGGAGGAGTCCGACGCCTTGGGCGAGCGCGAGCTGGCCATCCGCCGCGAGATCCTGCCGGCCCTGGCCCGCGCCCTGCGCGATGAGCTGGGCTTCGAATACCTCATGGACCTCTGCGGCGTGGACTATCTGGGTCGCCGCGAGCCCCGCTTCGAGGTGGTCTGCCACTTCTACAGCCTGCAGGGCAACCGGCGCCTGCGCGTCCGCATTCCCCTGGCCGGGGATCAGCCCGAACTGCCCAGCCTGACCGGATTGTGGAAGGCCGCCGACTGGTTCGAACGGGAGGCCTGGGATCTCTACGGCATCCGCTTCGCCGGCCACCCCGACCTGCGCCGCCTGCTGCTCTACGACCAGTTCAAGGGCCATCCCCTGCGCAAGGACTACAAGATGAAGGCCCGCCAGCCGCTGATCGGGCCGGGCAGCCCGGGCCACGGGGCCACGGAGGACGCCCATGCCTGA
- a CDS encoding NADH-quinone oxidoreductase subunit D yields the protein MPELRGVPAAPGPLPAEMTLNMGPSHPTTHGIVRLKVQVQGEEIVDCEVEIGYLHRGFEKMCENHPWNQAVVYVDRLNYVSPIINDVGYHMAVEKLLGLEVPERGQWMRMLTSELMRVCDHQTCIAAHHMELGAFTAFLYLMKGRELIWEVLEKICGARVTTSYTRIGGLAYEPYEGMVAEIRAILPDLRDVNREIHKLMTDNRIFIDRTKGIGVLDRAGCLSYGFTGPVARAAGIEYDVRVQHPYLYYDRLDFEVPVGVNGDVYDRYLVRMHEMEQSLRIVEQCLERLPASGPVSVEDGRYTLPPKEKVYTRIEPLMNHFKHHMWGHMIAPPPGAVYHAVEGGNGELGFYLISMGEEQPWKVRCRPPCFGLTQALREMIIGHTIADVVPIFGSINMIGGELDR from the coding sequence ATGCCTGAGCTTCGTGGCGTGCCCGCCGCGCCGGGACCCCTGCCCGCCGAGATGACGCTCAACATGGGACCCAGCCATCCCACCACCCACGGCATCGTCCGCCTCAAGGTGCAGGTGCAGGGGGAGGAGATCGTCGACTGCGAGGTGGAGATCGGCTACCTGCACCGCGGCTTCGAGAAGATGTGCGAGAACCATCCCTGGAACCAGGCGGTGGTCTACGTGGATCGGCTCAACTACGTCTCGCCCATCATCAACGACGTGGGCTACCACATGGCCGTGGAGAAGCTGCTCGGCCTCGAGGTGCCGGAGCGCGGCCAGTGGATGCGCATGCTGACCAGCGAGCTGATGCGCGTGTGCGACCACCAGACCTGCATCGCCGCGCATCACATGGAACTGGGGGCCTTCACCGCCTTCCTTTACCTGATGAAGGGGCGCGAGCTGATCTGGGAGGTGCTGGAGAAGATCTGCGGCGCCCGCGTCACCACCAGCTACACGCGCATCGGCGGACTGGCCTACGAGCCCTACGAGGGCATGGTCGCGGAGATCCGCGCCATCCTGCCGGACCTGCGGGACGTCAACCGCGAGATCCACAAGTTGATGACGGACAACCGCATTTTCATCGACCGGACCAAGGGCATCGGCGTGCTGGACCGCGCCGGTTGTCTGAGCTACGGCTTCACCGGGCCGGTGGCGCGCGCCGCCGGCATCGAGTACGACGTGCGTGTCCAGCACCCCTACCTGTACTACGACCGGCTGGATTTCGAGGTGCCGGTGGGCGTGAATGGCGACGTCTACGACCGCTACCTGGTCCGCATGCACGAGATGGAGCAGAGCCTGCGCATCGTCGAGCAGTGCCTCGAGCGGCTGCCCGCCAGCGGTCCCGTCAGTGTGGAGGACGGCCGTTACACGCTGCCGCCCAAGGAGAAGGTCTACACGCGCATCGAGCCGCTCATGAACCATTTCAAGCACCACATGTGGGGCCACATGATCGCGCCGCCGCCCGGCGCCGTCTACCACGCCGTGGAGGGCGGCAACGGGGAGCTGGGCTTCTACCTCATCTCGATGGGGGAGGAGCAGCCCTGGAAGGTGCGCTGCCGGCCGCCCTGCTTCGGGCTGACCCAGGCCCTGCGGGAGATGATCATCGGGCACACCATCGCCGACGTGGTGCCCATTTTCGGCTCGATCAACATGATCGGCGGGGAACTCGATCGCTAG
- the spoVG gene encoding septation regulator SpoVG produces MRITEVNVNLRNEERLKAFVNITFDDVFVIRGLKVIEGQRGLFVCMPSRRLEDGSHRDIAHPITNEFRQEIEDEVLAAYDRLRTGQAPAEGRAEEESDSLR; encoded by the coding sequence ATGAGAATCACCGAAGTCAATGTGAACCTCCGGAATGAGGAACGGCTCAAGGCCTTCGTCAACATCACCTTTGATGACGTCTTCGTCATCCGGGGCTTGAAGGTGATCGAGGGCCAGCGCGGCCTGTTTGTCTGCATGCCCAGCCGCCGCCTGGAGGATGGAAGCCACCGCGACATCGCCCACCCCATCACCAACGAGTTCCGGCAGGAGATCGAGGACGAGGTCCTGGCAGCCTACGATCGGCTGAGGACTGGTCAAGCACCGGCGGAGGGCCGGGCGGAGGAGGAGAGCGACTCCTTACGCTGA
- the pth gene encoding aminoacyl-tRNA hydrolase, which yields MKIVCGLGNPGERYRRTWHNLGFMLLDRLAAPAASFRSGRGSFLEARLQLEGRDTLLVKPTTFMNLSGQALAEACHFYKVDEADVLVVFDDIDLPLGEIRFRESGSGGNHNGMSHVVLHLGPQLHRLRLGFRPLHPVPAAQLKSFVLAPIPAALHEEVDAMLERAEAGVRAWLGEGIRRAMNGWNRSASAGPATKGDPVD from the coding sequence GTGAAGATCGTCTGCGGGCTGGGCAATCCCGGGGAGCGCTACCGCCGGACGTGGCACAACCTGGGCTTCATGCTGCTCGATCGGCTGGCCGCTCCGGCGGCCAGTTTCCGCAGCGGGCGCGGCTCTTTCCTGGAAGCGCGCCTCCAGCTTGAGGGGCGGGACACCCTGCTCGTCAAGCCCACCACCTTCATGAACCTCTCCGGCCAGGCCCTGGCCGAGGCCTGCCATTTCTACAAGGTCGATGAGGCCGATGTCCTGGTCGTGTTCGACGACATCGACCTGCCCCTGGGCGAGATCCGCTTCCGTGAAAGCGGCAGCGGGGGCAACCACAACGGCATGAGCCACGTGGTGCTCCACCTGGGGCCGCAGCTGCACCGGCTGCGCCTGGGCTTCCGGCCACTCCATCCGGTGCCCGCCGCCCAGCTCAAAAGCTTTGTCCTGGCCCCCATCCCCGCGGCCCTCCATGAGGAGGTGGACGCCATGCTGGAACGGGCGGAGGCCGGCGTGCGGGCCTGGCTGGGCGAAGGCATCCGCCGGGCCATGAACGGCTGGAACCGTTCGGCCTCCGCCGGACCGGCCACCAAGGGCGATCCGGTTGATTGA
- a CDS encoding ribose-phosphate pyrophosphokinase gives MTDLRIFAGEISRRLAARIAEGLHIPLGDVDLRRFADGELYVKYQENIRGTDVFLVQSTLAPADNLMQLLLMLDAAKRASARRITCVIPYFGYARQDRKDQPRVSIAAKLVADLLTSAGADRVLTMDLHAEQIQGFFNIPFDHLYGRAVLLPYLESLQLENPTVLAPDIGSVKMARAYAKRLDADLAIVDKRRPAANVAEVMNLIGDVRNRNVIIVDDMADTAGTMTQSVRVAMDLGALSVTCACTHALLSGQAVERLNAAPMRELIVTDTIPFREDMGVERLRVLSVAPIFAEAVRMIHDERSIATLFG, from the coding sequence GTGACGGATCTGCGCATTTTTGCCGGCGAGATCAGCCGTCGTCTGGCGGCCCGCATCGCCGAAGGACTTCACATCCCGCTGGGCGACGTGGACCTGCGCCGCTTCGCCGATGGCGAACTCTACGTCAAGTACCAGGAGAACATCCGCGGCACGGACGTCTTCCTGGTGCAGTCCACCCTGGCGCCAGCCGACAATCTGATGCAGCTGCTGCTGATGCTGGACGCCGCCAAGCGGGCCAGCGCCCGCCGCATCACCTGCGTCATCCCCTACTTCGGCTACGCGCGGCAGGACCGCAAGGACCAGCCCCGCGTCTCCATCGCCGCCAAGCTGGTGGCGGACCTGCTGACCAGCGCCGGAGCGGACCGGGTCTTGACCATGGACCTGCATGCGGAGCAGATCCAGGGCTTCTTCAACATCCCCTTCGACCACCTCTATGGGCGGGCGGTCTTGTTGCCCTACCTGGAGTCGCTGCAGCTGGAGAATCCCACCGTGCTGGCGCCCGACATCGGCTCCGTCAAGATGGCGCGGGCCTATGCCAAGCGCCTGGACGCCGACCTGGCCATTGTCGACAAGCGCCGCCCCGCCGCCAATGTGGCGGAGGTGATGAACCTGATCGGCGACGTGCGGAACCGCAACGTGATCATCGTGGACGACATGGCGGACACCGCCGGCACGATGACCCAGAGTGTGCGGGTGGCCATGGACCTGGGCGCCCTCAGCGTCACTTGCGCCTGCACGCACGCCCTGCTCTCGGGGCAGGCCGTGGAGCGCCTCAACGCCGCGCCCATGCGGGAATTGATCGTCACGGACACCATCCCCTTCCGGGAGGACATGGGGGTCGAGCGGCTGCGCGTGCTGAGCGTGGCGCCCATATTCGCCGAGGCCGTGCGCATGATCCATGACGAACGGTCCATCGCGACCTTGTTCGGCTGA
- a CDS encoding RNA-binding protein, with translation MNLYVGNLSYSTQDDDLRQLFEQYGEVGAARVVMDRETGRSRGFGFVEMPDGAAGAKAIEQTNGLDFMGRVLKVNESQPRPGGDDGGRRGGGGGRRW, from the coding sequence ATGAACCTCTACGTGGGCAATCTTTCGTACTCCACGCAGGATGACGATCTGCGCCAGCTTTTCGAGCAGTACGGCGAGGTTGGCGCGGCGCGGGTGGTGATGGATCGGGAAACGGGGCGCAGCCGGGGGTTCGGCTTCGTGGAGATGCCGGACGGCGCGGCGGGCGCCAAGGCCATCGAGCAGACCAATGGACTGGACTTCATGGGTCGTGTCTTGAAGGTCAACGAATCGCAACCCCGTCCGGGCGGGGATGACGGCGGCCGCCGGGGCGGGGGCGGCGGGCGTCGCTGGTAG